The Pseudomonas azadiae genome includes a window with the following:
- a CDS encoding FAD/NAD(P)-binding protein — translation MTESSRNADVLIIGGGLSGTMLAVQLLRLPGTRRILVIEPRAELGRGEAYSAVELGHTLNGNAARMSVDPDNADDLTQWLTDYIGAGGWPESAQQPVPISELFPPRGLFGLYAQQRLAEAKAQSASSVEHVRGEVVDLQVDADSTFVTLDNGQQLRGALAVLATGMFPAARTPQTEPNGLNAAAVDPWGVAAMTRIDPHAPVLIIGSGLTMVDAVVSLEQAGHRGPIEVFSRHGLLPHVRRQPPGWVDFLGEDHRLRSPLQLLREVRRQCRSAHAQGIDWQAPLDTVRAHIGRLWSQASEREKRQFVRHVRPWWESHHHRSPPLSAQLVARLHEAGRLRIRAASFKGLVPSVEGVTIRVRYRGEQVITQVSGAALINSSGIEYDWRRVARPLPQQLLKRGLIRPGPLALGIAADASGAVVDAQGQVSGRLFAMGPPLRGMWWESTAVTDVAIQAKALALKLTQL, via the coding sequence ATGACTGAATCCTCCCGCAACGCCGATGTGTTGATCATCGGTGGCGGCCTGAGCGGCACGATGCTGGCCGTGCAACTGCTGCGCCTGCCGGGCACGCGCCGGATCCTGGTGATCGAACCGCGCGCCGAGCTTGGCCGGGGCGAGGCCTACAGCGCCGTCGAGCTGGGCCACACCCTGAACGGCAATGCGGCGCGCATGAGCGTTGACCCGGACAACGCCGACGACCTGACCCAATGGCTCACCGACTATATCGGCGCCGGCGGCTGGCCCGAGTCGGCGCAGCAGCCTGTGCCGATCAGCGAACTGTTTCCGCCCCGCGGGCTATTCGGGTTGTACGCCCAGCAACGTTTGGCCGAAGCCAAGGCGCAGTCCGCGTCCAGCGTCGAGCATGTGCGCGGCGAAGTGGTCGACTTGCAGGTGGACGCCGATTCAACGTTCGTCACCCTGGATAACGGCCAGCAACTGCGCGGTGCGTTGGCGGTGCTGGCCACCGGCATGTTCCCGGCGGCGCGTACGCCGCAGACCGAACCCAACGGTTTGAACGCAGCGGCGGTAGACCCCTGGGGCGTGGCGGCGATGACCCGGATCGACCCGCACGCGCCGGTGTTGATCATCGGTTCCGGGCTGACCATGGTCGACGCGGTGGTGTCTTTGGAGCAGGCCGGGCACCGTGGGCCGATCGAAGTGTTTTCGCGTCACGGCCTGCTCCCCCATGTGCGCCGACAACCGCCGGGCTGGGTGGATTTTCTCGGTGAAGACCACCGCCTGCGCAGCCCCCTGCAATTGCTGCGCGAAGTGCGTCGCCAGTGCCGCAGTGCGCACGCGCAGGGCATCGATTGGCAAGCGCCGTTGGACACGGTGCGCGCGCATATCGGTCGGTTGTGGAGCCAGGCCAGCGAGCGTGAAAAACGTCAGTTCGTGCGCCACGTGCGGCCCTGGTGGGAAAGCCATCACCACCGCTCGCCACCGTTGAGCGCGCAGTTGGTGGCTCGGCTGCATGAAGCCGGGCGGTTGCGGATTCGGGCGGCATCCTTCAAAGGCCTGGTGCCTTCGGTTGAAGGCGTGACTATTCGGGTGCGGTACCGCGGCGAGCAAGTGATCACGCAAGTGTCAGGTGCGGCGTTGATCAATTCCAGCGGCATCGAATACGACTGGCGCCGCGTGGCCCGGCCGTTGCCGCAGCAGTTGCTCAAGCGCGGGTTGATCCGGCCTGGGCCATTGGCGTTGGGGATTGCGGCGGATGCTTCGGGCGCGGTGGTGGATGCCCAGGGCCAGGTGAGTGGGCGGCTGTTCGCCATGGGCCCGCCGTTACGGGGGATGTGGTGGGAGAGCACGGCGGTGACCGATGTGGCGATTCAGGCCAAGGCGCTGGCCTTGAAACTCACACAACTCTAA
- a CDS encoding efflux RND transporter periplasmic adaptor subunit gives MTTNQKRLLGAVLILVLGGAGLALRSPASDPATATEQWLAVKPDALVHQIGLVGKIEPDTTITLTAPFDGNVQANLVEQGQRVEAGQVLLRMDPATLEVQLRDALSAQLKARRTVQEMQDWDNGPAVSRARRSLRTAEMTAGNTQRKLTESENLFQRGIIPRNELDDLKQQTQQQQLDLASARSELQQAIDQGKGEYRQIADMELTNATVKYEALRTLLEGREVKAPFSGIVVPPPGNNSSQGGANNNAPVQAGSKVSQGQVLFGLANIERLKIVAKVSELDINQLHQGQAVEVLGDGFEGERLTGSVSVVSGLAVASDSQGSAQFPVTLSIPRLTPQQLQRVRLGMSARLTIVTYNNAQAMVIPSQAIGPDLTVHYREAMDKPVERVKVTTGQSTAQGVEVFGLKPGFVKIGS, from the coding sequence ATGACGACTAATCAAAAACGCCTGCTGGGCGCTGTACTCATTCTGGTGCTCGGCGGCGCGGGCCTGGCCCTGCGCAGCCCGGCATCCGACCCGGCCACGGCCACCGAGCAGTGGCTGGCCGTCAAGCCCGACGCGCTCGTGCACCAGATCGGCCTGGTGGGCAAGATCGAGCCCGACACCACCATCACCCTCACCGCGCCGTTCGACGGCAACGTACAGGCCAACCTGGTGGAGCAAGGTCAGCGGGTCGAGGCCGGCCAGGTGCTGTTGCGCATGGACCCGGCCACCCTGGAGGTGCAACTGCGCGACGCCCTCTCCGCTCAACTCAAGGCCCGGCGCACCGTGCAAGAGATGCAGGACTGGGACAACGGCCCCGCGGTCAGCCGTGCGCGCCGCAGCCTGCGCACCGCCGAAATGACCGCCGGCAACACCCAGCGCAAACTCACCGAAAGCGAAAACCTGTTTCAGCGCGGCATCATCCCGCGCAATGAACTGGACGATCTCAAGCAACAGACCCAGCAGCAGCAACTGGACCTCGCCTCCGCCCGCAGCGAGCTGCAGCAGGCCATCGACCAGGGCAAGGGCGAATACCGCCAGATCGCCGATATGGAGCTGACCAACGCCACGGTGAAATACGAAGCCCTGCGCACGCTGCTCGAAGGCCGGGAGGTCAAGGCGCCGTTCTCCGGCATCGTGGTACCGCCGCCCGGCAACAATTCATCCCAGGGCGGCGCCAACAACAATGCCCCGGTGCAGGCGGGCAGCAAGGTCAGCCAGGGGCAGGTGCTGTTTGGACTGGCGAATATCGAACGGCTGAAAATCGTCGCCAAGGTCTCGGAGCTGGACATCAACCAGTTGCACCAGGGCCAGGCGGTGGAAGTGTTGGGGGATGGTTTCGAGGGTGAGCGGCTGACCGGCTCCGTCAGCGTCGTGAGTGGCTTGGCCGTCGCCAGCGACAGCCAGGGCAGTGCGCAGTTTCCGGTGACCTTGTCGATTCCCCGGCTCACGCCGCAACAGCTGCAACGTGTACGGTTGGGGATGAGTGCGCGCTTGACCATCGTGACCTACAACAACGCACAGGCGATGGTGATTCCAAGCCAGGCCATAGGGCCGGACCTGACGGTCCACTACCGCGAGGCGATGGATAAACCGGTGGAGCGGGTGAAGGTGACAACCGGACAATCGACGGCGCAGGGGGTCGAGGTGTTTGGCCTCAAGCCGGGTTTTGTAAAAATCGGCAGTTGA
- a CDS encoding TolC family protein has product MSRWLLWLALVSLPGVAADVVIKPSAPSTTRSGYDRGVSLNAQATSMTLGDAVYLGLRNNPAIRSAYLQRVAQKFDLRVAEDVFKPKLTLNSSYRGTRGSDDNARNANVAPATSLLGEYGTRLSMAWTQQLNNADRAGRYRSDGLDLAIIQPLLRGAGWDATTAPLRLSRLSEQANRLNLKATVAQTISQIIATYRELLRAQEQLSIVQDALKRSATLLEVNKALISAGRMAEFEIVQTQADIATQQLGVEEAQNQLDASRLSLLRLLSLDLSTPIRATEALEARPMQIDKGQAFNLAQNQQPEYLAALLGSQQADLNLVIAKDSGRWQVDLVAGANQVRDAYNNDTGSSNNRTWDSYAGVQVQIPIGDISTRQAEVRARVNVEDQEIRITEARQELERSVNDVVRDLGTRWRQYEISQRAVELSRRKIEIEREKLSAGRSTNFQVLSFETDLRNAENAQLNALIAYLNAQTQLDLTLGMTLESWEIALNDD; this is encoded by the coding sequence ATGAGTAGATGGCTGCTGTGGCTGGCGCTGGTCAGCCTGCCGGGCGTGGCCGCCGATGTGGTGATCAAGCCGTCGGCGCCGAGTACCACGCGCAGCGGCTACGACCGGGGGGTGTCCTTAAATGCCCAGGCCACCAGCATGACCCTGGGCGATGCGGTCTACCTGGGCCTGCGCAACAACCCGGCGATTCGCAGCGCGTACCTGCAACGGGTGGCGCAAAAGTTCGACTTGCGCGTGGCCGAAGATGTGTTCAAGCCCAAGCTCACCCTCAACAGTTCCTACCGCGGCACCCGTGGTTCGGACGACAACGCACGCAATGCCAACGTCGCGCCGGCCACCAGCCTGCTCGGCGAATACGGCACGCGCCTGAGCATGGCCTGGACCCAGCAATTGAACAACGCCGACCGCGCCGGCCGCTACCGCAGCGACGGCCTGGACCTGGCAATCATCCAGCCGCTGCTGCGCGGCGCCGGTTGGGACGCCACCACCGCGCCGCTGCGCCTGTCGCGCCTGTCGGAGCAGGCCAACCGCCTGAACCTCAAGGCCACGGTCGCGCAGACCATCAGCCAGATCATCGCCACCTACCGTGAGCTGCTGCGCGCCCAGGAGCAACTGAGCATCGTACAGGACGCGCTCAAGCGCTCCGCGACCTTGCTGGAAGTGAACAAAGCGCTGATCAGCGCCGGGCGCATGGCCGAATTCGAGATCGTACAGACCCAAGCCGATATCGCCACCCAGCAACTGGGCGTGGAAGAGGCGCAGAACCAACTGGACGCCAGTCGTCTCTCGCTGCTGCGCCTGTTGTCCCTGGACCTGTCCACGCCGATTCGCGCCACCGAAGCCCTGGAGGCCAGGCCCATGCAGATCGACAAGGGCCAGGCCTTCAACCTCGCGCAGAACCAGCAGCCGGAATACCTCGCCGCCCTGCTCGGCAGCCAGCAGGCCGACCTCAACCTGGTGATCGCCAAGGACTCCGGGCGCTGGCAGGTGGACCTGGTAGCCGGCGCGAACCAGGTGCGCGACGCCTACAATAACGACACCGGCAGCAGCAACAACCGAACCTGGGACAGCTACGCCGGAGTACAGGTGCAGATTCCCATCGGCGATATCAGCACGCGCCAGGCTGAAGTACGCGCGCGGGTCAACGTGGAGGACCAGGAAATCCGCATCACCGAGGCACGCCAGGAACTGGAACGCAGCGTCAACGATGTGGTGCGCGACCTCGGCACCCGCTGGCGCCAGTATGAAATCTCCCAGCGCGCCGTGGAATTGTCACGGCGCAAGATCGAGATCGAACGGGAAAAACTCAGCGCCGGACGCTCCACCAACTTCCAGGTATTGAGCTTCGAGACCGACCTGCGCAACGCCGAAAATGCGCAGCTCAATGCGCTGATCGCTTATTTGAACGCCCAGACCCAGCTCGACTTGACCCTGGGCATGACGCTGGAAAGTTGGGAAATCGCCCTCAATGACGACTAA
- a CDS encoding ABC transporter permease, whose amino-acid sequence MTRQAEQNLSQLLHEAFVSLRTLGKRSILALLGIVIGSSSVVALINIGHNAAVDAAMIFKDMGTDTLVAQFPPKAGDSLPMPARLDLQALRRSVPGIAHIGALTLFSGPIVFHGRTVNANFVGSTADIKDAMRLVVQQGRFLSSFDTHETYAVIGDQVAQALGAPGDPLRLGDRVRINDYLFLIIGILRSQPRAMLMPVQANESLFIPAEGMRRIYATPQIGNVIIRAAPGQDMERIARDAATALKPQLPDHDVDIQVPQQMIDGMARQSRTFAYLLLALGAISLVGGGVGVMNVMLMNVSERRREIGIRMALGARQRDIRNLFLLEAVTLTAVGALCGAVLGMTAAWLYAWLSGWEFALAVAALPLGVGSTLLVGLFFGIYPAVSASRLQPVEALRDE is encoded by the coding sequence ATGACTCGGCAGGCCGAACAGAACCTCAGCCAACTGCTGCATGAAGCGTTCGTCAGCCTGCGTACCCTGGGCAAGCGTTCGATCCTGGCGCTGCTGGGTATCGTGATCGGCAGTTCGTCAGTGGTGGCGTTGATCAACATCGGCCATAACGCGGCGGTGGATGCCGCGATGATTTTCAAGGACATGGGCACCGATACCTTGGTCGCCCAGTTCCCGCCCAAGGCCGGCGACAGCCTGCCGATGCCCGCGCGCCTGGACCTTCAAGCCCTGCGCCGGAGCGTGCCCGGCATTGCCCATATCGGCGCGCTCACCTTGTTCAGCGGGCCCATCGTGTTCCACGGCCGTACCGTCAACGCCAACTTCGTCGGCAGCACAGCGGATATCAAGGACGCGATGCGCCTGGTGGTGCAACAGGGGCGTTTCCTGTCGAGCTTCGATACCCATGAAACCTACGCGGTGATCGGCGACCAGGTGGCCCAAGCCCTGGGTGCGCCGGGCGACCCGCTGCGACTGGGCGACCGTGTGCGCATCAACGATTACCTGTTCCTGATCATCGGCATCCTGCGCAGCCAGCCGCGCGCGATGCTGATGCCGGTGCAGGCCAACGAATCGCTGTTCATCCCCGCCGAAGGCATGCGCCGCATCTATGCCACGCCGCAGATCGGCAACGTGATCATCCGCGCCGCGCCCGGCCAGGACATGGAACGCATTGCCCGGGACGCAGCCACCGCCCTCAAACCGCAACTTCCCGACCACGATGTGGACATCCAGGTGCCCCAGCAAATGATCGACGGCATGGCCCGGCAAAGCCGCACGTTCGCCTACCTGCTGCTGGCCCTGGGGGCGATCTCGCTGGTGGGCGGCGGCGTCGGCGTGATGAACGTGATGCTGATGAACGTCTCGGAGCGCCGTCGCGAGATCGGCATCCGCATGGCCCTCGGCGCGCGCCAGCGGGATATCCGCAACCTGTTCCTGCTCGAAGCCGTGACCCTCACCGCGGTTGGCGCACTCTGTGGCGCGGTGCTGGGCATGACCGCCGCCTGGTTGTACGCCTGGCTATCGGGCTGGGAATTTGCCCTGGCCGTCGCCGCCCTGCCGCTCGGGGTGGGCAGTACGTTGCTGGTAGGGTTGTTTTTCGGCATCTACCCGGCGGTGTCGGCCTCGCGGTTGCAGCCGGTGGAGGCCCTGCGCGATGAGTAG
- a CDS encoding ABC transporter ATP-binding protein, giving the protein MTDTPAHPGLISLQGIGKSYQLAGQHLSILNDVCLTIASGDSCGILGASGSGKSTLLNILGLLDLPNRGQYHFAGHDIFTATPDQLAALRNQQIGFVFQSFNLLPRLSALDNVALPLSYRGVSRHESVEQALCMLEQVGLADRAHHRPADLSGGQRQRVAIARALVGRPSVILADEPTGNLDSSTAQDIMELLLALNREQQVTLIIVTHDPHIAERLERRILVRNGVVQEAGRP; this is encoded by the coding sequence ATGACAGATACTCCCGCGCACCCAGGCTTGATCTCGCTGCAAGGCATCGGCAAAAGCTATCAGCTGGCCGGGCAGCACCTGTCCATTCTCAATGATGTTTGCCTGACCATCGCCAGCGGCGACAGTTGCGGCATCCTCGGCGCGTCCGGTTCCGGTAAAAGCACGCTGCTCAATATCCTCGGCCTGCTGGACTTGCCCAACCGTGGTCAGTACCACTTTGCCGGCCACGACATCTTCACCGCCACGCCTGATCAATTGGCGGCCCTGCGCAACCAGCAGATCGGCTTCGTGTTCCAGAGTTTCAACCTGCTGCCGCGCCTCAGCGCCCTGGACAACGTCGCCCTGCCCTTGAGTTATCGCGGCGTATCGCGCCATGAGTCGGTGGAGCAAGCCCTGTGCATGCTCGAACAAGTCGGCCTGGCCGACCGTGCCCACCACCGCCCCGCCGATCTTTCCGGCGGCCAGCGCCAGCGGGTCGCCATCGCCCGGGCGCTGGTGGGCAGGCCTTCGGTGATACTGGCCGACGAGCCCACCGGCAACCTCGACAGCAGCACCGCCCAGGACATCATGGAGCTGCTGCTGGCGTTGAACCGCGAGCAACAGGTCACGCTAATCATCGTCACCCACGACCCGCACATCGCCGAACGCCTGGAACGCAGGATCCTGGTGCGCAATGGCGTGGTGCAAGAGGCCGGGCGCCCATGA
- a CDS encoding TetR/AcrR family transcriptional regulator yields MVAKKVSAPNITKTRLLDATEALFIKYGYDAVLLRQITERAQVNLAAVNYHFGDKDSLMKTLLMQRLEPLNEQRLELLARCEAESDGPLDCDTLLGVLFAPAMGLERSDPGSGEGRSFIRFLGRVYSDTSPFIQEYLKVHYQPVFQRFFEAFALALPDLPRNELGVRLQFALKAISGVMAGTELRLLMNSMSLGRPATDAEVMAKLITLVSAAIRVPQQSPEAEHALAKVLDTQRAIREQTSR; encoded by the coding sequence ATGGTCGCGAAGAAAGTCAGCGCTCCGAACATTACCAAGACTCGATTGCTGGATGCGACAGAAGCGCTCTTCATCAAGTATGGATACGACGCGGTTTTGTTGCGGCAGATTACCGAGCGCGCCCAAGTCAACCTGGCCGCGGTGAACTACCACTTCGGGGACAAGGACTCCCTGATGAAGACCCTGCTGATGCAGCGCCTGGAGCCGCTCAACGAGCAGCGCCTGGAATTGCTCGCACGCTGTGAGGCCGAATCAGACGGCCCGCTGGATTGCGACACCTTGCTCGGTGTGCTGTTCGCCCCGGCCATGGGCCTGGAACGCAGCGATCCGGGCAGTGGCGAAGGGCGTTCTTTCATCCGTTTCCTCGGTCGCGTGTACAGCGACACCTCGCCGTTTATTCAGGAATACCTCAAGGTCCATTACCAACCGGTGTTCCAGCGCTTTTTCGAAGCCTTTGCCCTGGCCTTGCCGGACCTGCCGCGCAACGAGCTGGGGGTGCGCCTGCAATTTGCCCTCAAGGCGATTTCCGGCGTGATGGCCGGCACCGAGCTGCGCCTGTTGATGAACTCCATGAGCCTGGGGCGACCGGCGACGGATGCCGAGGTCATGGCCAAGTTGATCACCCTGGTCTCGGCGGCGATTCGCGTGCCGCAGCAGAGCCCGGAAGCTGAACACGCGTTGGCGAAGGTGCTGGATACCCAGCGGGCCATTCGCGAGCAAACCTCTCGCTGA
- a CDS encoding NADP-dependent glyceraldehyde-3-phosphate dehydrogenase, protein MTTSNLLAQLFPASTADIPAQFKLGAPIEQRDYLVDGQLRIWNGPLANVQSPVQLGDERVHIGSTPLLDAETALTALDAAVRAYDRGQGEWPTMRVVERIQHVEAFLRRMREQRDAVVKLLMWEIGKNFKDSQKEFDRTCDYITDTINALKELDRRSSRFELEQDTLGQIRRVPMGVALCMGPYNYPLNETFTTLIPALIMGNTVVFKPAKLGVLLIRPLLEAFRDSFPAGVINVIYGSGRETVSALMASGKIDIFAFIGTNKAASDLKKLHPKPHRLRAALGLDAKNPGIVLPEVDLDNAVSEALTGSLSFNGQRCTALKILFVHEDVVESFIQKFNTKLATLKPGMPWDDGVALTPLPEVGKVDYLNALVADAAQHGARVVNDHGGESRGSFFYPAVLYPVNPQMRVYHEEQFGPVVPIVPYRDLDKVIDYVLDSDFGQQLSLFGTNPQVIGRLVDTFANQVGRININAQCQRGPDTFPFNGRKNSAEGTLSVHDALRVFSIRTLVATKFQESNKALVSDILRNRDSSFLTTDYIF, encoded by the coding sequence ATGACCACCAGCAACCTGCTCGCCCAGCTGTTTCCCGCCTCGACCGCCGACATTCCGGCGCAATTCAAACTCGGAGCGCCGATTGAACAACGCGATTACCTGGTCGACGGCCAACTGCGGATATGGAACGGGCCGCTGGCGAACGTGCAAAGCCCGGTGCAACTGGGCGACGAGCGCGTGCATATCGGCAGCACGCCACTGCTGGATGCCGAGACGGCCCTCACGGCTCTAGACGCCGCCGTGCGCGCCTATGACCGCGGCCAGGGTGAATGGCCGACGATGCGCGTGGTGGAACGCATTCAGCACGTCGAGGCCTTTTTAAGACGCATGCGTGAACAGCGCGACGCGGTGGTCAAGCTGCTGATGTGGGAAATCGGCAAGAACTTCAAGGACTCCCAGAAAGAATTCGACCGTACCTGCGACTACATCACCGACACCATCAATGCCCTGAAGGAACTCGACCGCCGCAGCAGCCGCTTCGAGCTGGAACAGGACACCCTCGGCCAGATCCGCCGCGTACCGATGGGCGTGGCCTTGTGCATGGGCCCCTACAACTACCCGCTGAACGAAACCTTCACCACGCTGATCCCGGCGTTGATCATGGGCAACACCGTGGTGTTCAAGCCGGCCAAACTCGGCGTGCTGCTGATTCGCCCATTGCTGGAAGCGTTCCGCGACAGCTTCCCCGCCGGGGTGATCAACGTGATCTACGGCAGCGGCCGCGAAACCGTCAGCGCGCTGATGGCCAGCGGCAAGATCGACATCTTCGCGTTTATCGGCACCAACAAGGCCGCCAGCGACCTGAAGAAACTGCACCCCAAGCCGCACCGCCTGCGCGCGGCGCTGGGCCTGGATGCGAAAAACCCCGGCATCGTGCTGCCCGAGGTGGACCTGGACAATGCCGTCAGCGAAGCCCTCACCGGTTCCTTGTCGTTCAACGGCCAGCGCTGCACCGCCTTGAAGATCCTGTTCGTGCACGAAGACGTGGTCGAGTCGTTTATCCAGAAATTCAACACCAAGCTCGCCACGCTCAAACCCGGCATGCCCTGGGACGACGGCGTGGCGCTGACGCCCCTGCCCGAAGTGGGCAAGGTGGATTACCTCAACGCGTTGGTGGCCGATGCGGCGCAGCACGGCGCCAGGGTGGTGAATGACCATGGCGGAGAAAGCCGCGGTTCGTTCTTCTACCCGGCGGTGCTGTACCCAGTGAACCCGCAAATGCGCGTGTACCACGAGGAACAGTTCGGCCCGGTGGTCCCGATCGTGCCCTACCGTGATTTGGACAAGGTGATCGACTATGTGCTGGACTCCGATTTCGGCCAGCAACTGAGCCTCTTCGGCACCAACCCGCAAGTCATCGGGCGCCTGGTGGACACCTTCGCCAACCAGGTCGGCCGGATCAACATCAACGCCCAGTGCCAGCGCGGCCCGGACACCTTCCCGTTCAACGGGCGCAAGAACTCGGCCGAGGGCACGCTGTCGGTACATGACGCGTTGCGCGTGTTCTCGATCCGCACCCTGGTGGCCACCAAGTTCCAGGAGAGCAACAAGGCGCTGGTCAGTGACATATTGCGCAACCGCGATTCGAGTTTCCTGACCACCGACTACATTTTCTAA
- a CDS encoding Dyp-type peroxidase translates to MSQYQPGILAAPVPLQARHLFFAVNSLAAVPAALDALVQLADSAAVVGFGEPLVNALGARIEGLRSFPSLSGPGAHNPSTQQALWVWLHGVDRGELLLRSRAFEKALAPAFRLVQMTEGFRYKTGFDLTDYEDGTENPHDDAAVAAALTASGASFAAIQQWQHDLDGFAALPAQERDHIIGRRHGDNEELDDAPESAHTKRTAQESFTPEAFVIRRSMPWAENGQAGLMFLAFGHSFDAFEAQLRRMSGLEDGIVDGLYRISTPLTGGYYWCPPLKDGHLDLRAMFIPRGPGYLAGQ, encoded by the coding sequence ATGAGTCAGTACCAGCCGGGCATTCTTGCCGCACCGGTGCCGTTGCAGGCACGCCATCTGTTCTTTGCCGTGAACTCCCTGGCCGCCGTGCCCGCGGCGCTGGATGCGCTGGTGCAGTTGGCCGATTCGGCGGCGGTGGTCGGTTTTGGCGAACCGCTGGTGAACGCACTGGGCGCTCGGATTGAAGGCCTGCGCAGTTTCCCGAGTCTCAGCGGGCCGGGCGCGCACAACCCGTCTACCCAGCAGGCGCTGTGGGTCTGGTTGCATGGCGTGGATCGGGGTGAACTGCTGTTGCGCAGCCGTGCATTCGAAAAGGCCCTGGCCCCGGCGTTCCGTCTGGTGCAAATGACCGAGGGCTTCCGCTACAAGACCGGCTTCGACCTCACCGACTACGAAGACGGCACCGAGAACCCCCACGACGACGCGGCGGTTGCAGCCGCTCTGACCGCCAGCGGCGCCAGCTTTGCCGCGATCCAGCAATGGCAGCACGACCTCGACGGTTTCGCCGCGTTGCCGGCGCAAGAGCGCGACCACATCATCGGCCGTCGCCACGGCGACAACGAAGAACTCGACGACGCCCCCGAGTCCGCCCACACCAAACGTACCGCCCAGGAAAGCTTCACCCCAGAGGCCTTCGTGATACGCCGCTCCATGCCGTGGGCCGAGAATGGCCAGGCCGGCTTGATGTTTCTCGCGTTCGGCCACTCCTTCGATGCGTTCGAAGCACAACTGCGCCGTATGAGCGGCCTGGAAGACGGGATTGTCGATGGCTTGTACCGCATCAGCACACCCTTGACCGGCGGTTACTACTGGTGCCCGCCGTTGAAGGACGGGCACTTGGACCTGCGCGCGATGTTCATTCCGCGAGGACCTGGCTACTTGGCCGGGCAGTGA
- a CDS encoding carbonic anhydrase, producing MRNAHESTPSDARRNFLRLAAAGTGVFLASKLPSVQACETSVPLMVANPQHALARLMEGNKRYIANMSTRHDFMAERVPLVEGQHPFAAVLACADSRIAPEFVFDTGLGDLFAVRLAGNFVTDHGLASLEYAVATLGTPLILVLGHDRCGAISAGVKAIKDHVTFPGKIQGLVDILKPSVHKVLKAPGDLLDNAIAQNVRDTVARLKTESSLLADAQAAGKLAIVGGIYRLHSGAVEWVA from the coding sequence ATGCGCAACGCTCATGAATCCACCCCCTCCGATGCCCGTCGAAACTTCTTGCGCCTGGCCGCAGCCGGCACCGGTGTGTTCCTGGCCAGTAAACTGCCGAGCGTGCAGGCCTGCGAAACCTCCGTGCCCTTGATGGTTGCCAATCCCCAGCACGCATTGGCCAGGTTGATGGAGGGCAATAAGCGCTATATCGCAAACATGAGCACACGCCATGACTTCATGGCTGAGCGTGTGCCTCTGGTGGAGGGTCAACACCCCTTTGCGGCCGTGCTGGCGTGCGCCGATTCGAGGATCGCCCCCGAGTTCGTCTTCGACACCGGGCTGGGCGACCTCTTTGCCGTGCGTTTAGCAGGCAATTTCGTCACCGACCACGGGTTGGCCAGCCTCGAATACGCCGTTGCGACACTGGGGACTCCGCTGATCCTGGTACTCGGCCATGACCGCTGTGGCGCTATCTCGGCAGGCGTGAAGGCCATCAAGGATCATGTGACCTTCCCCGGGAAAATCCAGGGCCTGGTCGACATCCTCAAACCGTCGGTGCACAAAGTACTGAAAGCGCCCGGCGACCTGCTGGATAACGCCATTGCGCAAAATGTCCGGGACACGGTGGCGCGTCTCAAGACCGAATCAAGCCTGCTGGCCGATGCCCAGGCCGCCGGTAAACTCGCTATCGTGGGCGGTATTTATCGGCTGCACAGCGGAGCCGTGGAGTGGGTGGCGTAG